A part of Chitinivorax tropicus genomic DNA contains:
- a CDS encoding acetyl/propionyl/methylcrotonyl-CoA carboxylase subunit alpha, protein MIANRGEIACRLIATAHQLGYHTIAVFSDADQHARHVRLADEAVRLGPPAVGESYLSIPRLLAACQQSGAEAVHPGYGFLSENALFAQAILAAGLVWVGPSPAAMQLMGNKRQAKLAMLAAGVPCVPGYAGEDQSDRALAQAASEIGYPLMIKAVAGGGGRGMRLVNQPMALEDAVHRARSEARHAFGSDELILEKAVVHPRHVEFQILADTHGQVLHLGERECSVQRRHQKVIEESPCPVMTHALRERMGAAAVAAASACGYVGAGTVEFLLGADQQFYFLEMNTRLQVEHPVTELVTGLDLVAWQLRVAQGERLPWQQSDMTPRGHAIEVRLYAEDPAQGFLPQTGPVIHWRVPSSIRIDHGIQTGDQITPFYDPMLAKLITHGDTRADAVRAMARALSQTTLLGVVHNQRFLQELIDHPAFMAGETHTGFIDQYQADLPSLSAQCIDFDSLALAAALLQQVHSQRVGDWGRQQLGEQPRVLRVGERTHEVIVETAGAALTVSDAQLPGQAQTLVLLQTDAHHCEYLQGVRRLKAAFAMLHGQLLLQTCSGAWQVADVTHAPPIRQTGAGSGIVLAPMDGAIVDVRVQTGDRVEAGQLLMVLEAMKMEHRLTADCAGIVNTLLAGKGQQVKRRQQLAIIGS, encoded by the coding sequence TTGATCGCCAATCGAGGTGAAATCGCCTGCCGCCTCATTGCCACCGCCCATCAGCTGGGCTATCACACCATCGCGGTGTTTTCCGATGCTGACCAGCATGCCCGCCATGTCAGGCTGGCAGATGAAGCGGTGCGCCTGGGGCCACCTGCGGTAGGGGAGAGCTATCTGTCGATTCCCCGCCTGCTGGCTGCCTGCCAGCAAAGTGGTGCGGAGGCAGTGCACCCAGGCTATGGGTTTCTCTCGGAAAACGCGCTATTTGCACAGGCCATATTGGCGGCTGGGTTGGTGTGGGTTGGCCCATCGCCAGCTGCGATGCAGTTGATGGGCAACAAACGGCAGGCCAAGCTTGCGATGCTGGCTGCGGGCGTGCCCTGTGTGCCTGGCTATGCGGGTGAGGATCAGTCTGACCGGGCGCTGGCCCAGGCCGCGAGCGAGATCGGCTACCCGCTGATGATCAAGGCGGTAGCTGGGGGTGGGGGGCGAGGCATGCGGCTGGTCAATCAACCCATGGCGTTGGAAGACGCCGTGCATCGCGCCCGAAGCGAAGCACGACACGCATTTGGCAGCGATGAGCTGATTTTGGAAAAAGCGGTGGTGCATCCCCGACATGTTGAGTTCCAGATCCTGGCGGACACTCATGGCCAGGTGCTGCATCTCGGCGAGCGTGAATGCTCGGTGCAGCGGCGCCATCAGAAGGTGATCGAGGAGAGCCCCTGCCCAGTGATGACCCACGCCCTGCGTGAGCGCATGGGGGCGGCAGCTGTGGCGGCGGCCAGCGCATGCGGGTATGTGGGGGCAGGCACGGTGGAGTTCCTGCTGGGTGCCGATCAACAGTTCTATTTTCTGGAGATGAACACCCGCCTGCAGGTCGAGCATCCGGTCACCGAGCTGGTCACCGGGCTGGATCTGGTCGCTTGGCAGCTGCGGGTGGCTCAGGGCGAGCGGCTGCCTTGGCAGCAGTCGGACATGACGCCACGCGGGCATGCCATCGAGGTGCGGCTCTATGCCGAAGATCCGGCACAAGGCTTTTTGCCGCAAACCGGGCCGGTCATCCATTGGCGGGTGCCATCTTCGATCCGGATCGATCATGGCATCCAGACTGGCGATCAGATCACCCCCTTTTATGACCCGATGCTGGCCAAGCTGATTACCCATGGCGATACTCGGGCTGATGCGGTGCGTGCCATGGCCCGTGCGCTGTCACAGACCACTCTGCTCGGTGTGGTGCACAACCAGCGTTTCCTGCAAGAGTTGATCGATCATCCAGCGTTCATGGCTGGCGAAACCCATACCGGCTTCATCGACCAATATCAGGCTGATTTGCCCAGCCTGTCTGCGCAGTGCATCGACTTCGACAGCTTGGCGCTGGCGGCGGCATTGCTGCAACAGGTTCACTCACAGCGTGTCGGAGACTGGGGGCGTCAACAGCTGGGAGAGCAACCTCGTGTGTTGAGGGTGGGCGAGCGCACCCATGAGGTGATCGTCGAAACCGCCGGGGCCGCACTGACGGTGAGTGATGCGCAGCTGCCTGGGCAGGCTCAGACGCTAGTGCTGCTGCAGACCGATGCGCATCACTGCGAATATCTGCAAGGGGTGCGTCGGCTCAAGGCTGCATTTGCCATGTTGCATGGGCAACTGCTGTTGCAGACCTGCAGTGGGGCCTGGCAAGTGGCAGACGTGACCCATGCGCCGCCTATCCGTCAGACCGGTGCGGGGAGCGGTATCGTCCTCGCGCCCATGGACGGTGCGATTGTCGATGTGCGTGTCCAGACCGGGGATCGGGTCGAAGCCGGTCAATTGTTGATGGTGCTGGAGGCCATGAAAATGGAGCATCGGCTGACCGCCGACTGTGCTGGCATCGTGAACACCCTGCTAGCTGGCAAAGGGCAACAGGTCAAGCGTCGGCAACAATTGGCCATCATCGGATCGTGA
- a CDS encoding diguanylate cyclase domain-containing protein encodes MSINRGTTALSTLILAGHNIAKPLADLLSQHGHQARYTEQLSLAHELAQQHLPDLILVAPDQQSANWPEALTHLRPSASYPQPLVVALTEPSLAPGELIQAGFDDILTLPVQTDLLLAKARWLQINHPRAARHNALVTDRQHGGLDPITGLPNRFLFDDRLSHAIYRARRDLFKLALMLLDLDDFKQIHERFGDDATELALREIGARLLTVLRKTDTVARIGHDKFAILLEQTDHQDDIAMLAKRLIDRINLPVDFAGVPITLGASIGIALFPLDGSEVEPLHKAVDLAMYKAKQSGKNTYAFISQRQEQEICMLNPS; translated from the coding sequence ATGTCCATCAACCGAGGCACCACTGCGCTCTCCACCCTGATCCTGGCTGGCCACAACATCGCCAAACCGCTGGCCGACCTGTTGAGCCAGCACGGCCACCAGGCGCGTTACACCGAACAGCTATCATTGGCGCACGAATTGGCGCAGCAGCATCTGCCTGATCTGATCCTGGTCGCCCCGGATCAACAGTCAGCCAACTGGCCAGAGGCCTTGACCCACCTGCGCCCGTCGGCCTCCTACCCGCAACCCCTGGTTGTCGCATTGACTGAGCCATCACTGGCCCCTGGCGAGCTGATCCAGGCGGGCTTCGACGACATACTGACGCTGCCGGTGCAGACCGATCTGCTGCTGGCCAAGGCCCGCTGGCTCCAGATCAACCACCCGCGTGCGGCCCGCCACAACGCCCTGGTCACCGACCGCCAACATGGCGGCCTCGATCCGATCACCGGTCTACCCAATCGCTTTCTGTTCGATGACCGCCTGAGCCATGCCATCTATCGTGCGCGCCGTGACCTCTTCAAGTTGGCGTTGATGTTGCTTGATCTCGATGACTTCAAACAGATCCACGAGCGCTTCGGTGACGATGCCACCGAGTTGGCCCTGCGTGAAATCGGCGCCCGGCTGCTGACCGTGCTGCGCAAGACCGACACGGTCGCTCGGATCGGCCATGACAAATTCGCCATCCTTTTGGAGCAAACCGATCACCAGGACGACATCGCCATGCTCGCCAAACGCCTGATCGATCGGATCAACCTGCCGGTCGATTTCGCAGGCGTCCCGATCACCCTGGGCGCCAGCATCGGCATCGCGCTGTTCCCACTGGACGGCAGCGAGGTAGAGCCGCTGCACAAGGCAGTGGACTTGGCCATGTACAAAGCCAAGCAAAGCGGGAAGAATACCTACGCATTCATCAGTCAGCGCCAGGAGCAGGAGATCTGCATGTTGAACCCGTCCTGA
- a CDS encoding enoyl-CoA hydratase/isomerase family protein: protein MVFETLQLARQGGLVQVTLNRPAQRNAMSLQMVAELSRLWSCLASDAEARVVVLQGAGGHFCAGGDVRDMAGLRHQLASDSQAAVRFNRQFGQMLQQAAALPQVLVAVLQGAVLGGGLGLACVADIVLAHADCQLGMPETGLGLIPAQIAPFVAQRIGLSQARWLALSGQRIDGRRALSLGLVQQIQPSDTALTGALAELLAQLARTAPLVTRQTKRLMQAMPGMALDALLDEAASCFSEAMQGAEAAEGAAAFIDKRVPSWVETWP from the coding sequence ATGGTTTTTGAGACATTGCAACTGGCCCGCCAAGGCGGTCTGGTTCAGGTGACATTGAATCGTCCGGCACAGCGCAATGCCATGAGCCTGCAGATGGTGGCAGAACTGTCGCGCCTGTGGAGCTGCCTGGCAAGCGATGCCGAGGCACGGGTCGTGGTATTGCAAGGGGCGGGTGGACATTTCTGTGCCGGGGGCGATGTCCGCGACATGGCCGGTCTGCGCCACCAACTTGCCTCGGATTCGCAAGCAGCGGTACGTTTCAATCGCCAATTCGGGCAGATGCTGCAACAGGCGGCGGCCCTGCCACAGGTGTTGGTCGCAGTGCTGCAAGGTGCGGTGCTGGGGGGCGGGCTTGGTTTGGCTTGCGTGGCCGATATCGTGCTGGCGCATGCCGATTGCCAGCTCGGCATGCCCGAAACCGGCCTGGGGCTGATTCCAGCGCAGATCGCACCCTTCGTTGCCCAGCGCATTGGTTTGTCGCAGGCCCGCTGGCTGGCGTTGAGCGGGCAGCGTATCGATGGACGCCGCGCCTTGTCGCTGGGGCTGGTGCAACAGATCCAACCATCCGATACCGCGCTGACTGGCGCATTGGCGGAACTGCTGGCCCAGCTGGCCCGCACCGCACCCTTGGTCACCCGCCAGACCAAACGGCTGATGCAGGCCATGCCTGGGATGGCGCTGGATGCGTTGCTGGATGAGGCAGCCAGCTGCTTTAGCGAGGCAATGCAAGGGGCCGAGGCGGCAGAGGGCGCAGCGGCTTTCATCGACAAACGCGTGCCCAGCTGGGTGGAGACCTGGCCATGA
- a CDS encoding lysozyme inhibitor LprI family protein, giving the protein MKPYLAMLALALPALAFANSNCDKPINDFDGLYCLNKVYGEADKELNERYKELVGLLDSQGKTTLKQGQLAWMKKRNSQCSRREGDDFFVNLDCATNQTIDRAQFLQSRIRECKSSGCLNSKL; this is encoded by the coding sequence ATGAAACCATACCTTGCCATGCTCGCACTGGCATTACCCGCCCTGGCATTCGCCAACTCGAATTGTGACAAACCCATCAATGACTTCGATGGGCTCTACTGCCTGAACAAAGTCTACGGCGAGGCTGACAAGGAGCTGAACGAACGCTACAAAGAGCTGGTCGGCCTGCTCGACAGCCAAGGTAAGACTACGCTTAAGCAAGGCCAGCTCGCATGGATGAAAAAACGCAATAGCCAATGCTCACGCCGCGAAGGTGACGATTTCTTCGTCAACCTCGACTGCGCCACCAACCAGACCATCGATCGCGCCCAGTTCCTGCAAAGCCGCATTCGGGAATGCAAAAGCTCGGGTTGCTTGAACAGCAAGCTCTGA
- a CDS encoding acyl-CoA dehydrogenase family protein gives MQLTPEHEQMRRTALQFVEKEINPHADEWERAGCFPAHELFRKLGELGLLGIHKPIENGGLGLDVSYNLVVAEALGWSACGGVPLAIGVQTDMATPALARFGSKALREAFLTPAIRGDYVASIAVSETHAGSDVAAIKTTARKDGDDYVIDGSKMWITNALQADFFCVLANTSDGHRHANKSLIIVPASSKGISFSKPLDKLGMRASDTAQVFFDGVRVPQRYRIGEENAGFMMQMLQFQEERLFGAANCIGCIERCLRLTTDYARQRQVFGMPLLDNQTVHFRLAELRTELEALRALTWQACEQHIAGQDVTMLASMAKLKAGRLVREVADSCLQLWGGQGYMWDNPASQLYRDGRLASIGGGADEVMLGIICKLSGTLPGKRPQ, from the coding sequence ATGCAATTGACCCCCGAACACGAGCAGATGCGCCGCACCGCGCTGCAGTTTGTCGAGAAGGAAATCAACCCCCATGCCGACGAGTGGGAGCGTGCTGGCTGTTTCCCGGCACACGAGCTGTTCCGCAAACTGGGTGAGCTGGGGTTATTGGGCATCCATAAACCCATCGAGAATGGTGGCCTGGGGTTGGATGTGTCGTACAACCTGGTGGTGGCCGAGGCCCTCGGCTGGTCGGCTTGTGGGGGGGTGCCACTGGCGATCGGTGTGCAGACGGATATGGCAACGCCCGCCCTGGCGCGCTTTGGCAGCAAGGCATTGCGTGAAGCCTTTCTGACCCCGGCGATCCGAGGGGACTACGTGGCCAGCATTGCCGTGTCCGAGACGCACGCTGGCTCTGATGTGGCGGCCATCAAAACCACGGCCCGTAAGGATGGGGACGACTATGTGATCGACGGCAGCAAGATGTGGATCACCAACGCCTTGCAGGCGGATTTCTTTTGTGTGCTGGCCAATACCAGCGACGGCCATCGCCACGCCAACAAATCCCTGATCATTGTGCCAGCCAGCAGCAAGGGCATCAGTTTTTCCAAGCCGCTCGACAAGCTGGGCATGCGGGCGTCGGACACCGCCCAGGTGTTCTTCGATGGGGTGCGGGTGCCACAACGCTATCGCATTGGTGAAGAAAACGCAGGTTTCATGATGCAGATGCTGCAGTTCCAGGAAGAGCGCCTGTTCGGTGCTGCCAATTGCATCGGCTGCATCGAGCGCTGCCTGCGGCTCACCACCGATTACGCCCGCCAGCGGCAGGTATTCGGCATGCCATTGCTGGACAACCAGACCGTGCATTTCCGGCTGGCCGAATTGCGGACCGAGCTGGAAGCCTTGCGGGCGCTGACCTGGCAAGCATGCGAGCAGCACATTGCCGGGCAGGATGTCACCATGCTGGCTTCCATGGCCAAACTCAAGGCGGGTCGCCTGGTGCGCGAGGTGGCGGACAGTTGCCTGCAGCTCTGGGGTGGGCAGGGGTATATGTGGGACAACCCTGCTTCGCAGCTGTATCGCGATGGCCGTCTGGCTTCGATCGGCGGGGGAGCTGATGAGGTCATGCTCGGCATCATCTGCAAACTCAGCGGCACCTTGCCCGGCAAACGCCCGCAGTGA